The following is a genomic window from Carassius gibelio isolate Cgi1373 ecotype wild population from Czech Republic chromosome B7, carGib1.2-hapl.c, whole genome shotgun sequence.
CATAAAAGGGTGCATACTTTTTATTACGATTCTGCACACAGAATTACTGTACTTTTAGAGTGAGTGTTAACTGTTGGTGGTACAACAAAGTTTGCATGAACTTTCTGGTAAATCTGTAAGACTGCTGATCTGCTCACAGGCATAATGACAGTCTGAGCTCAGCTTGAGGGTTGGTGCCATCACACCTGTTCACATTCACAGTTAACTTATAAAGCTGAGAAATAAACCTGTGAATCAATGCAAGTTGCTTTTTTATGCTGACCTTTTTTAAACacatattttgcagtatttttacTCAAGTGCATCTGCTATAAATGTTTAGTGGATGTGTTTGTATCTGTTTCACTGATCTGTATTGTCCTGTTGAATATTAAATGTTTGCGTTTTAAAAAGACCTTTTAAATGTTCTGCACTACAGCTAACTCCATTTAATTTAATCTCTTTCCAAGCATATAAATAAAGCAACTTTTGTCCTTGAATTCTGTCTGGTAAAATGTCACATCCATTAGAGGTTTTTCCACAGCACAAGCTGACCAAGCACAGGTAGTGAATATCACACCTTTTTCCAAGTCTACTACACCTATTATGACTACCAGCTGAGTACAAATCTTTAATCTGTCATACGGTGAACAGTGAAAATTATTTTCCTTCTGATTCACAAGATATAATTGACGTAATTCTTAACAACATGAAtctttgatttttttcccccagattATAATCCACTTTAGTTTTGAAATGAAAGTTTTCCCAGCAGGTTCATGCCTTATTTCCTTTgcacaaagagagaaaaaaaagacaaatgtctgATCTGACCTGAGCAGTTAAACGACACATCTTGATGTCATCACATGCAGTGTACACATTACTTAGTTTAAGGATGACATGATAAGTAGTTGAGAACTTTTTTCCCTGTTACTTTATAAAAGAATAATCATGTATGAAATATACTAATTTCTTTAACTAATCAGTATATTTAATTTCTACTCTGTATCTGGCATATACTTATTTTCCTTGAGCCTGATTGGTTGTTTCTGACAGAGCACTGAAAAGACAGTTCCACAATAATGGAATTTTATGCGTCTGTGTCAAATTTTGTTTATTAGTGGTGAGGACTGTTCAGTTGTCACACTACGGTGTGTGTCAAATCCAAAAGGCACAGGACAACGAAAAAGAGTTTAATATGTTTAGTAAATCCAAGGAACAGGGCAAAatccacacatacacactagCACCAACCTACGAGATCGGACGACTGACAGAGACAAGAGAGGAGTATAAGTACACAGAAGGTAACATGATTAAGGgcaggtgaaaaaaaaatccaattaagaCAAATGAGGAGAAAACTAGGTCACAAGAGACAGACAAAACAGAACTGTGACAGATCGCCCCCCTCCAGCAAGGCATGTCCTTGTGCCAACAAAGAGTATAGAGTGGAATCAGGAGCGGGTGGAGAAAATATAGGAGATGGCGAAGGGATGGAGGATGGAGCAGGCGCCCGAGTCGGAGGCGGGTATCCAGAAGGCCACGGTGGAGTCGGAGTGAGTGAGAATGAAGGTGGAGCCAGATGGAAGCAAGAGCTTGACAAAGCCATAGAGTGGGAGTGACGAGGCGAAGatggaggagtggagtcccgagctGGCGATAGGTCAGTGGGTGACCAAGGTGCTGCCAGTGGGACGATGGAGCCCGGTGGAGCCAGAAGGATGACGGGCCATGGTGGAGATGAGGGAGAGTCTGAGGTTTGAAAGACTGAGGTGGAGGATCCTATGGCTGGAGAGATTCAGGAAGATCAGGGCTGGACAACACCAGCAAAGACAGAGAATTCGGAGTCGGAAGGAAACAGCGAAGACATACTGATATAGGGctagatgaagatgaagaaactAAATGGTCGAAACGAGAAAGTAAATCTACAGCGACAGGGTCTCCACCAGGGCGGGTGTTGTTGCCGGCTCATGCACCTGGGCTCAGGCTCCGGGGCGATAACCTGTGCGACGCCCTTTAATGCTTTGGTCGCAGCAGTGGTGTAACTGTtattacttaagtattttttgggagtatctgtatgtttcttgagtttttatattttagccaacttttacttttactccactacatttcctaattaatatttatacttttactCTGATACATTTCCCATAGGTATATTgattacttactacaaaatagtcagaagaacacagactgcagTAAAGCGGGTTTGATGAGTCAGTGGTCTGGCGTTTGCAAGTTCTTTTAGACTCCTAAAAACACCTATgagtttaggggtagggatttgGTTAAGTCTAGATTTTTTGACAATAATGTTGTTCCAGCTAAGGACTGGTGGGATGTcgtcctgctccacttcacagatGCTGTTTTATAATGACGGGATACTCTTTTATGAGCTTTTGTTCGCCAGGAAGAACAGCTCGTTCCGCGTGTCATATGTCATTGCGCTATTTATATGTCACTGTGCATGTGCAGTTCTTTCTAGTTTCAGTGTTTAAAccaatcaagtgtttacatgtcctctcgctcagattacaaaaggaataaaccaccccttacaaaaaattttagtcggatctggccaattcaatccGATTGACATGTTTAGAAGTgactttttattctgattgtaCTTCTAGTCCTATTATGATCAGATTAGTAAGCGCAGCTAGTGAGTGATGATTTATTCTCAAGACAATCTAGCCTTCGTGTCGTTGTTACTGTAGGTCCCACATAATAAAACGTGATCAGGCAGTTGTATGGATATTTTGAATGGTAAGTGAGGTCCAAGAAGTCCCTTTTATGGTCCTCAAGGATGTGAATGGTGTGTGTAAACTCCAAAAGGCACAAGACGATGAAGAAGAGCTTATTATGTTTAATAAATCCAAGAAACATGGCTAAATCCACATATACACATGTTGACAAACTGACAAGATCAGACAACTGAAAGAGACAAGAGGGGAGTACAGACACACAGAAGGTAACAATATAACTGATTAAGGGCAACacattaaattaagatacaaGGAGAAAACTAGGTCACAAGACACAGACAAAACAGAACTGTGACACCAATGACTCTTTCTATACAATAAACAGTTACATTGTTAGCTAtgcagggatgggcagtatttaaaatatatgtatttgaaatacaaaatacttttttgtattttgtatttaaatgcatttaatattagtatttttgtagtttcaaaatacataaaatactttttgccAATCAACCTCTTTATTAGACCGCTGATTTCCTGTATCAACAAGTATccaaaaacactaaaaacaaactattactaagattaaatgtatttaaatacaacatttcCAAAGGTAagctttttaaatacaaaatagtatttcaaatgcatttatttgaaatactgtCCATCCTTGCAGGAAATCAGCAGGATGGATCGAGGATGAGCTTATGtatgttgaatattaaaaaaaattttaagattaaatgtttaaattcaaAAGACAtctgattttataattttttttcaaaggtaggctatttaaaaacaaaatagtattttgtatttcaaatacatgtatttgaaataatgCCCATCCCTGGCTATTAGAGAGTCAcaaaaagcataaataaataaataaataaatacatttaataataataataataataataataataataataataataataattcaaaacacTAGCTGCATTTGAATTCACTGAGTATGTACTACATTTGATCAAGAGCTTAATCTGTGACCATTAAAAAATTGTGTTCTACTGTATGGATGCATTAAAAAGGTTTTGTTAATTGGTAATTGTGATATATGTCATCctatgtatatatgaatataattgcTTTTTACTCGTCTTAATGGTAAATAAACaaagatttagattttaaaatgtcatatttgatTGTTCAGCATACTAGCACATGACTAACCTGCTAGCttgctacactcttaaaaatacattttgaaacaaagttattattgatttatttcagtGGTGCCATACGAGACCGCTTTTTTCTTAGTTTGAAGAGCATTTTAATAAACTACATTTACACCATCCTTTTGTGGATAAGCCAATAAAGAAACTCTCTTCCAAAGTGTTGGGGTACTTTTGCAGGGATGCAgggactgattcattcaggaactaaaTGTCTTTTTGTAATGTGTCAGTGAATCATTTCCTCAACTACTTTGTTCAAAACATACTGAATATTTCAGAAACAAAACACAGCTACTTTATGCAGTGGTTCTATGTGGCTTTGtttgacattatttttattgGTGGGACCTgcatttttaagtttaagttattcAATGGAAAGCTTTGTGACTttgatatgcattttttttttgtcatccttCCAGTGCATGCAGAAGAAATTTCTAAAGTTAGCTCCAGTGATGGGTAATGCAAATTCAGTTTTTCACCTAATGCTTCGGGCGCTGAATGTGCCGAGGGCCCGACTTTCTTTTGCAGTCTCAAGATATGGAGCTTTGAAGTCCATGCATCATGACACTGACAGTGTTTACAGAGGATTTGAtaactaaaaaataatacaaattttaaaaaaattgtctattAGGCTACAAAAAACAAGAACAACTGTtagtaacaagaaaaaaaaagtttaaaagtgcATGAGCTTACATATATGTAAACGACATAACATTTCAgtcaaatatacatatttaaaattttatatatttaagtttttctttttttttcaattaaagagCTATCTAGGATAATATTCATATTGAATGATTTTCTCAATTTATAATATCtagtataataaattacataaaatcaatGCATAACGTTATTAAattagcaaaaaaatataaataaataaaggaataaatactTTATAAACGCAAAGTACAGCATGAGAACTTTTTTTAAAGCCAGTCATACTACAACCAGAGAACATGACAGGAAACATTTCCAAcatatactatataaaaaaaaaaaaaaatgaatatataatacaAGAAGTAGAACATTAGAACATACAGTGaaaagaagaacaagaagaagaaagaaatttaAAGTCATCGTCAAGCGGTGGCAGGTGTTTCTGGCTGATGTCACTATCCACAGTCACATGACCTGCAGTGAGTCACGTGATCAGGGCTCCATTCTCGCCATTTTGAGTCCAGAGTGAAGCACTTTTTATACTACAGAAATAAAAAGGCAGCGCATCACGAGCTCCGAGGCCAAAGATCAGACAAAACTGCCGCATCAGTAAGTAGCGTCCGGATGCTTGTGAAAGTCGCGTGACTCTGAGCTGTTTATTAAACCGCACAGTTGTTTTTTTACAGCTCATGTTGAACTGTAAAGCGTGCATGTGTCTGCTGGGCTGCTGTTGTCAGAAACGTCCTGCCCCTTTCTCACGTTTCGTCTCCACGGTTATCACGGACACCATGTTCTCAAAGCCGCGCACCTTTCTAAACTTCAACCCAGCTATCTCAGACCGATTATCCGAGATTGGTTTGCACGTGTTGTGTATTTTTTGTGCCATTAGGTCTGTGTCTGTAAACATCCGTCAACTCCTCATATCTTCATATAACGTTATACTGTCGCACAGAGACCGAGTGTTTATTTTTAACCCCTTCACCattcgtgtttttttttcctcgtcgaTTTTGCCTTTTGACTATCACTTGTTGCTTTTTTAATAAACTCCTAATACGGTGACACATAGGACAACATGATCTTAAAGAGAGCGTTCACTAAAGGCGATACATCTGTCATCTCACCCTTGTTTCGTAAACCTGTataattttcttcttttattaGTTCACACTCATACAACcataaagagagaaaaagaaaaaaaaatggagtttTGAAGTACAGTGATGTCAGAAAGGTCTATCTTATGTTGTACCCAACGGTTTTTTTATTTCACAGGGTCCACAACCCTAACCGGTTTCATTTGGAAAAGGAAAAAGCAGCACACAGAGCTTTCCTTGCTATCAGTTACAGTAGAAGAATTGCATGCTTTTACATGTGTTCATTCCCCacgtgtttttgttttgattcagCGTAGTAACTTCCTTTTTAACTATAGGTCCAAAATGCAGAAGTGCtgtgaacaaaagaaaaaagtgaaaagtCTACTCTTGAGTCAGACCTATTAAAAGGGATTCACCCTAAGGGATGTTACAGCCATCCATTCAtcactcaaaaaaacaaaaacaaaaacaaattctgcACGGAAATAGCATATGTTTCATATTAAATAGAATTATGAGCTGGTGGTAATGTTTTGAATGTCATTTGTCATTAAATGTGTctattaaaaaagagaaaataatactaattaaCAATAGTCATGACACTAGTACTACTACAATTATGAAATATTCGAAACTCTGTGCTGTCGAATATTTAAAAGTTGCCTGCATTTGCTCATACTGATTTGCTAAATTGTTTATAGGACACACCATGCAGTGAAAATATATCTTTGTACGATTTAATTACTTATTATGGCTAATAAACATTATTGTTTGCTTAGAGCAAAACGTAGTCGCATATGAGTGATGTATCAGGAATGTAGATGGTTGCCTGATCAACTTGTCCGTGTTCATTTTTTGATAATGACTGTCTGATCCTGCTTCTTACAGGTCTActtaacaaaagaaaaattaatacatgGATATGAATTTGAGGTTAAATAGTTTTATTAGTAATAATCAGGTTTCTCAGATTAGCAGTTAGTTATACAGTGTTGCCCTGGACAACTTTGAGAGAtgaattttaacaaatatttgagTCCTAATAATGGTAATGGCATGCATTTCAGATACATTAATACTGTTATCAATGCAAACATGTAAAAAAGCTAAACACTAGCTTGTAAATATCTAAACCATGTTATACACCATCGAATAAGATTATTTGAAACCAGCTCTCACAGAACAGTCTACTTTTATTTCAGAAACCACTTAATCTGTCATGAAAAAAGAAACCAGACTGGTTTTCTAGACTGTAACTAGTGCATGATATTTATAGGTTTGTGAAGTAATGGCTATTCTTGTAAATATGTAGCGAGGGCCTCTGCCAGTTGACACACACAGTTAAAAATGATGCCCTTCCCCAGTCCTGCATTTCTCAGCTTTTTTTGCGAGCTGGAAGTTCCTGTTTAGTCAGTGGTGTTGTTTCATTGACGTTTGtgcatgttttattaatgttgcaGGAATGGAGGACAGCAGTGGAGTCGCTGTCCTTGTGCCTCACTCTAGAGGCCAGCAGGATACCGTCTTCATTCCCGACAGACGTCTTCATGGTGCCGAGGACCAGGAACGGCAGCAGCAAAAGCAGGCTGCAGACTCTCTCATTCAGGTCATTGAGAAGCTCAGCAAGATTGTGGAAAAGCGGCCCAGACGGTGTACCGTCTCTGGGAAAAAGAGACCCTTGGTGACCTGTGCTTCTGTACCTGTTCCAGACAGCAGGGACAGCACAGAAGTGGTCACCCCTTGTAAGAGATCCAGAGAACTAAGGGATGACCGCTCAACGGTCACATGCTACCAGTGCAGTATGTGCAGATTTATCTCCCCTAGATTGGAGCTGTTGAAAGAGCATCTGCTACTTCATGATGAGCAGCACAGTGACCTCATCCTCATGTGCTCCGAGTGCCAGTTCACTTCAAACCATCAAGAGGAACTGGTGGCACATATAAGGCTCCACCTGGAGGAGGGCGATCATGCCAGACACATCCTAGATGAGCAAGCATCAGCAAGGAGCGTTCACCAAAGGATGGGAGTTTTGAAGGCAAGCGATTCGGAATCAGAGAAGACGTCCACTCCCAAGAAGTGGTACAGCTTTGAGCATGGCAGGTACCGTTGTCTCATCTGCAACTACGAATGCAGACAACAACGCAATCTGAAGACCCATGCATGGAAACACGCTGGCCTGGTTGATTGCTCGTACCCCATATTTGAGGACGAGACGGACTGTCCTGGTACCCTACAAAGCTCCAGTCCTCCTTTGGTTCCAGCAGGTAAAGAGGATACCATAGTGGTCCTCGCAGCTTTTGGAGGAAAACCTCAGACCATTCATGGCTCCTCCAGCCTCCAGCTAGAGCTGTGTGCTTCACCAGAACTGAGGTGTCATGGGGAGGAGGAAGCTTTGAAAACAGTGGAGACCAAACTCCCAATGATCAGTCAAGCGTTTTCTCTTAAAGTCCCAGAGGAGCCTTTGGTGGAGGTCCAGATGACACCAGAAGCCCAAATGGAGCTGGAGTTGGAGACCGAGAACCAACAGGCAAGCTCTGACAGCCTCCTGTCCTCTGCGCAGAAGATTATTAACTGCAGTGGGAACAGTTCCGGCCACGTCAACGTCATCGTGGAACGCCTTCCCTGTGCCGAGGAACCGGTGTCCAGCAAACCTTTGCTCCTCAGCCCAGAAGTAGGAGGAGACAAGACCCTTCTTTCTTCTGAGGAGTCAGAGAGCCAACACATATACTATAAACAAAAGGAGGAGGTTATGATCACGTGGAATGGAGTAGATCAACAACAAGAGGAAGAGTCAGTGTCTTCAAGTTCTCCCTCAGATGAAAACGTGCCACCGGTTCGGAGGAGGACTTACTCGGAGTCTCTTCGGCTGCATTCTTTGGCAGCCGAGGCATTGGTGGCCATGCCCATGAGGACCCCAGAGCTTAGCAAAACCACTGCAAAAGCTATCCATGACCCGAGTACTCAAAGCCCTGACACGGGCCAGGGAATTATAGAGATTGCTGACACTGCCAACTCTAAGGTGTCCTCGGGAGAGCTCACGGCTGCTATTGGGGATCCAGGTGCTCTTCTCAATCTTGGCCTCCAGAGTTCAAGAGACTCTCGAGATGTGCTGGTCGAGGGACCCTCCAAAGCTGGAATCAGCATGTCTCTTTTGACTGTCATCGAGCGACTGCAAGAGCGTTCTGACCAAAACACTTCAGACGAGGACATTCTGAAAGAGTTGCAGGACAATGCCCAAAGCCAACATGGAGGTGGAGTTTCTGGGGGTGCTGCTGTGCCTGGCGACATTTCCACTACAGACGGTCTGGTGGATTATATTGCTGGGAGCGAAAGGCCCTACCGCTGTCGACTCTGTCTGTACAGCAGCGGAAACAAAGGTTACATAAAGCAGCACCTACGTGTTCATAGACAAAGAGAACCCTATCAATGCCCAATCTGTGAGCACACAGCCTGTGACAGTAAGGACCTGGAGAGTCACATGATCCACCACTTCAAGCCTCGCATGTACAACTGCAAACAGTGCACTGAACGGTTCCACTACAAGGTATTTAGAAAATTAAGAAAGTGATTTATTCCAATGTGCCTCTATTGGGACAAAAAAGTATTAAGCTAGTTATATCTgtcattaaaacatttcactcaATTCAGACCAAAAAATtgagattctgtcatcatttactctcaagTTGTTTTCTTCTGCACAACATaggtgtaaggtttttttttgtaaaacatttttaacaactCAATTCCAAAACTGGAATggatttttcaaaataatttaattttgtgttgcacagaagaaagttagtcctacaggtttgaaacgactaaattttcatttttgtttatatatatatatatatatatatatatatatatatatcagatcaCTGCATAGTGactttgttctcttttttttaaatccttttttaaataaaagctttttaatgacataggactgatttttttttaatgcttgaaATACTCTCTTCTTTAGCAGAGGAACTCTTTGAGAAACGAAATTTCTCGAGCATTCCACTTGGTCAAAtacccatttactgtgtttatttgtttctatatTGAATTGCTATCTTAAAATGGACTACATAATCTCTTTGATTTGAACTTTATTGAGTTATCTTTGCATTTTCTGGAAGGCAATACATATTTAATCAGATCCCAACTGTTCTGAGTGGGGAGTACATATTAATTTTACTCCATGTAGATTGGCGTACTAGAGTTTCTAATATTGGAGTGTACTGCTCTCCCTTCCTTCTACTTTATTAATAATCTTTTTCCTTACGAAGCACTGATGATGGTTTTATTAATTCCCTATTCAGAGTCAGCTGAGAAACCATGAGAGAGATGGGCATGGGATAGATGACATCAGCAGCACACTGACCCACGTCACTGAAAGAACAGCAATCATTGAAGAGCCAGTCAAGATAACAGATGATGGTGAGAACTGACTGAACACATCTGCAGTGCTAGACAATGAAACAAAAGCAGTTTTCCAAAACGTTCCACTTATAGTCGTGATGGAACAGAATTTGAGTGTAAcagattattgaaaaagaaataaatatacgGCGGGGATTTGGTTCTATACATGCTGGTTGATTGGGTTTTGGGATGTGGGCGTTTCATACAAAAATGAATCCACGCTTGTGGTCGATTGCAAGAGGGGCAGGTTTTAAGCGATGAATTCTGGCTTATATGACTAgagttaagtctttttttttatttattttttataacgtTTTAAAGTCCCCAACGCagtcaaaaaatttaaaaccaaactCATCTGTGATCATCGcaattacacattttaatgtttctttcctATCAAAATAGATGTTTTATGTCCTAACAAGGAACATACTCCCTTGCCTCTTTTAGTGTACACAAATCTAACTAGGCCTTGCCTCCACTTAATCACACCAGTTCAAACCTGCTCCACTTTCAGCGCAGTTAATTGAAGAAGTAAACACAGTGGCAAGTGGAAATATCGCGCAGATTGTCCTCCcttaataatcaataaaaaaatatattactcatATTGGTTTATCATGATCTCATGTCATCTCAGGTTGCATTGCAATCAATGATGCTCTACACTGCACAATTAATCTCTTACATCAGATCTACACTTTGCTTCTAATGATGAAATGATTTGTGAGCATGCAGAACCCAGTGAGTGGATTCTGTTTAACTTAAACccttctgattggccattgcattcaagaAGCATGTGTGTCTGTAATTTGCTACACTGGAATGCTGCAAAAAGACATTGTAGATAGAAATAATGATAATAAGATGAAAAGCCCTGCCCAGCAAGTTAACTGGATTAGTTACATGTTTGTGACAGTGGGAAACAGTAGGAAAAACATCTTTGGTACACCCcagttttaagaagaaaatgctTAGCAATGGTATTGACTTATAAAATGAGCACATGGTTTGTCTTTAAGCATATTTAAAACCAGACAGACATGTAAACGTAAAaacgtaataataaaaaaagaaacatacatGTATGAATTTACAAAGCAATAACGTGCATTTACAATATAAATtcagtacattttaatttcatgctgccttaataataacataaataattgtCCCATTTCATAAACATATTGCTGGTGATTATTTAACAACTTGGAGACATAATTTTTTTCTGATatgtatatttctcttttttgctCAGATTCAGTTGGTGAACAGAGCGTTTTCAAATGTGATGTGTGCGACTACACCAGCTCCACGTATGTTGGGGTGCGCAACCATC
Proteins encoded in this region:
- the znf507 gene encoding zinc finger protein 507, which gives rise to MEDSSGVAVLVPHSRGQQDTVFIPDRRLHGAEDQERQQQKQAADSLIQVIEKLSKIVEKRPRRCTVSGKKRPLVTCASVPVPDSRDSTEVVTPCKRSRELRDDRSTVTCYQCSMCRFISPRLELLKEHLLLHDEQHSDLILMCSECQFTSNHQEELVAHIRLHLEEGDHARHILDEQASARSVHQRMGVLKASDSESEKTSTPKKWYSFEHGRYRCLICNYECRQQRNLKTHAWKHAGLVDCSYPIFEDETDCPGTLQSSSPPLVPAGKEDTIVVLAAFGGKPQTIHGSSSLQLELCASPELRCHGEEEALKTVETKLPMISQAFSLKVPEEPLVEVQMTPEAQMELELETENQQASSDSLLSSAQKIINCSGNSSGHVNVIVERLPCAEEPVSSKPLLLSPEVGGDKTLLSSEESESQHIYYKQKEEVMITWNGVDQQQEEESVSSSSPSDENVPPVRRRTYSESLRLHSLAAEALVAMPMRTPELSKTTAKAIHDPSTQSPDTGQGIIEIADTANSKVSSGELTAAIGDPGALLNLGLQSSRDSRDVLVEGPSKAGISMSLLTVIERLQERSDQNTSDEDILKELQDNAQSQHGGGVSGGAAVPGDISTTDGLVDYIAGSERPYRCRLCLYSSGNKGYIKQHLRVHRQREPYQCPICEHTACDSKDLESHMIHHFKPRMYNCKQCTERFHYKSQLRNHERDGHGIDDISSTLTHVTERTAIIEEPVKITDDDSVGEQSVFKCDVCDYTSSTYVGVRNHRRIHSSDKPYRCCSCDFATTNMNSLKSHMKRHPQEHQAMQLLEQYRCSLCGYVCSHPPSLKSHMWKHAGDQNYNYEQVNKAINEAISQSSRSPAAPLKSAHETVLNRRDKPEGNNPVRSQAGGAVPWQSGSEQTRPGMEYCVLLFCCCICGFESSSKEQLMEHMKQHEGDLISIILSKEQQGNQPTETSSSQ